A window from Pangasianodon hypophthalmus isolate fPanHyp1 chromosome 4, fPanHyp1.pri, whole genome shotgun sequence encodes these proteins:
- the LOC128316992 gene encoding lactose-binding lectin l-2-like, protein MARQTEVVFVLLLAMAATAFGKLDSRCPDGWVKFGGRCFKYQATSMDWASAEKYCLNIGANLISIHNEGEYQQVKSIIRAQDPQEKPTWIGLSSCQKKLNWFWSDGTQLTFTKWNPGEPNSLTEEFCAHMNYGATKNWNDIRCDQSYPFVCVKRIV, encoded by the exons ATGGCTCGTCAGACTGAAGTGGTGTTTGTTCTTCTTCTCGCCATGGCAGCAACAGCTTTTG GAAAACTGGACTCACGCTGTCCAGATGGCTGGGTGAAATTTGGAGGACGTTGCTTCAAGTATCAGGCCACCAGCATGGACTGGGCTTCTGCTGAG aaataCTGTCTGAATATTGGTGCAAACTTGATCTCAATACACAACGAGGGTGAATATCAGCAGGTCAAGTCCATTATCCGTGCTCAAGACCCCCAGGAGAAACCAACATGGATTGGACTTTCTAGCTGTCAGAAG AAACTGAACTGGTTTTGGTCTGATGGCACCCAACTAACTTTCACCAAGTGGAATCCAGGTGAACCAAATTCTCTAACTGAAGAGTTCTGTGCGCATATGAACTATGGTG cCACGAAGAACTGGAATGACATTCGGTGTGATCAGAGCTAtccctttgtgtgtgtcaaGAGAATTGTCTGA